The window AATAATGCCATTTAGTAAAAAGAAGCTAAGAAAATGGGCAGCTTTATCTAACAGGTTTAGCTGATGCAAAGCCTGCATACCATCAAACCAGAATAGGTAGGCAAACGCACCGCCTAAGATAACAACCAATGTCGAAAAAAACGCAGAAAAAACCAACAAAATAACCTATGTTTAGCAGCACACCATTGTCCGCATCGGGCGAGAAATAGGCACCAACAGAACCCAGTTAATAAGTTTGCGGAAAAAGAGAATGTATTGCAATGCAAAAGGCCAGTCTGATAACCTTAGCCCCATTAAAAATGCTTAATTACTGAGAGATTTCGTTATGCCATCGATGGATATAGTGTCTGAAATTAATATCGAAGAAGTTCGCAACGCCGTTGACAATGCCAGCCGTGAACTGGACACCCGGTTTGACTTTCGCGGTGTCGAAGCTTCTTTTGAGTTCGTTAAACCAAATGTAAAGATCAAAGCCGAAGGCGATTTTCAATTAAAGCAGTTACGAGATATGCTGCGGGTGCAGCTTTCTAAGCGTAATGTTGATGCCAAAGCCATGACCGTTGGTGCTGAAGAGCACACCGGTAAAACGTATCAGCAAACCCTGACTTTTAAAGAAGGGATTGAGCAGCCGATGGCGAAGAAAGTTGTAAAGCTTATTAAAGACAGTAAGTTAAAAGTTCAGGCCAGTATTCAAGGCGAGCAGATTCGGGTTACGGGTAAAAAGCGCGATGATTTGCAATCAGTGATGCGAATTGTACGTGATGCTGAGCTGGAACAATCTTTCCAATTTACCAACTTCCGTGACTAATCACTTCGGCGACAAAAAATCTTTTGTCGCCTCTCTCTTTTTGAACAAAGGTAGTTTCTGTGTCTTTTGAATCTGATATCAGGTTTTCGCAGGTTCAGCATGCGATTAAACAACAAAATTTTAGCCAGGCCCAAGCACTGTTGGACAATATTCTTGCCCAGCAGCCGGAAAATATTGAAGCGCTAACGCAAAAGTTAACCTTGTTAAAGGAACATCAAAAGCCAATTCCCAATAATCTGATTGAGTTGCTATTGCGGGTCGATGCAATGAATGTCATTGCCCTTGAGGCCAAACTCTCTTTGCTGGAACAGCAAATGGATTATTTTCAGGCGGTTGAGGTACTTAAATTACTAAATAAACAGCAACCCGAAAATTTACTTTGGTCCTGTAAATTGGCGCTAAATGCGCTGAGCTCTGGCCAAGTTACCTTGGCACATGAGCAGTTTGAATATTGCTTAGAACATCGAACCGGTCAGGAAAGCGGATTATTAACGTTTGTGATGCTGAACCTTGGGCATGTGTATAAAGCCCAGGGGCATTCAGATAAGGCCAAACAGGCTTATCTGACGTTTATCGATGAGCACCCCTCAGAAGCCGGTGTTGGATATTGGAGTATTGCCGATCTCAAGGATCAATCGATAAGCCTTGACGAATTTTCTGCGATGGAGGCGTTGCTTGCTTCATCGACATTAAATGTTGGCAACAAGGCGCTGATTCATTTTGCTCAGGGAAAATATTATGAGCAGCAAAAAGACTATCAAAAAGCCTTTGCTTGCTGGCAACAGGCGAATGAGATTCTTGCAAAGTATCGCCCGTTTAAAGCCCAGCCTTATCATGCGCTCATTACGTCTTTGATGCAGGCGTTAACGCCACAAGTTACAGCCCGTTGGCAATCGCCTGAACCCAACGAATTGACCCCTATTTTTATTGTCGGTATGCCAAGATCAGGAACGACTTTGGTTGAACAGATACTGACGGCTCATTCCGATGTCCAGGCAACCGATGAATTGCCGTTTATGGAACGATTGGCAATTGAGGTAAGTCAGCAGGGTAACTATGGTCAGGAATTGGTGAAGCTTACCGAAGAAAAACGTGCACAATTAGCTAAGGCATACCTCAAGTCGGCTAATCCTTACCTACATCAGCAGGGGGGGTATTTTATCGATAAGAACCCCAATAACTTTCTCCACATCGGCTTGATTAAGGCTATTTTCCCGAATGCCAGGATCATTAATCTGTTACGGGACCCGATGGATAACGCGATGAGCGTGTTTAAGCAGTATTTCAGCCGTGGCCACGAGCATTCCTACCACTTAGATGCCACTATTTTTTACTGGCAGGGCTATTTGCAATTAATGACATTCTGGAAACGCCTGTTCGGTGATCAACTTTTGAATGTGGGATACGAGCAACTAACGGATGATAGCGAAGCGATAATTCGTCAAATCCTCGACTATTGTGGCCTGGAATTCGAACCTGATTGTCTTGAGTTTTATAAAAGCGATAGGGCGGTTTTAACCCCCAGTGTTTCTCAGGTTAGGCGACCAATTAACAAAAATGCGGTGGGCGCCGCCGCTCGTTTTCAGTCGCAATTAACGCCCTGGATGCCCAAATTCGCCCAACTTCGGCAAGTGAAAGAGCAGCTGTTAAACAATTGAGGCTAATGTTTGGATAATTGTTTTAACCAAGGCGCCCACAACATTGCTTAAACTTTTTGCCTGAGCCGCAGCTGCATGGTGCGTTGCGACTTATCGGCGTTGCTGATGGAGTTCCTTCACTATTTGCGGGTAACGGTTGAGCTTTCGACACAGGTTGTTGTTGATTACCTGCCACCTTTGAAGGTTCAGCGGTTGCCGGTACGTGATTGGCGGCAACATTGAATTTAGCAATCTCAGGATTAAAACATGGGTCAATCAGACAGTGAATCAACATTTGCGTTGCGCCACCGTGATTAGCCAGATGCAAGTTGTTACTATATTCTCTAGTTTGCTGATAGAGGGTGTCGCGCAGCTTGTGATAAACAGGCCAGCCTGATTCCTCAGTGGCAAATTGCGAAAACGCCTGGCGCCAATCATCGGCAAACGCTTTTACCTTTTGCATAAATTCCTGTTTTATCCCTTCATCATTTTGCTGGTTACTATCAAGCTCTGAAAATAATTCAGCCACCAGCCAGTCAACTTCCCCTGGAGACATGACCAGGGGGGCATTGAATTTTTCCGTTAAGATTTGTGGCCGTTGTTCCGGTTGAAACTCGAGCAAAGAGTCTGTAGCCTGTTGTTCCTGAACACCTGGGATGAATGAATTGGCAACGGTGCGCCAGAACTTGGACGAGCCAGTGGTGTCGATGACCAAATGGACCCGGCGCTTATTGGAATGGTTTACAACCTTGTGATTTTTCCAGGAATCGAAAATCCAACATTCGCCCTGCTGCATGTTTACCTGTTTATCGCCACAATGAAAAATGACATCCTCAGTGGTGGTTATCGGGATGTGAATACGAACCCGCTTATACCAATGGTAATTGATATCCGAATGCAACGGCACTTCACAACCAGGCTCTAAGGCCATCAACCTTGAGCGACCAAACACTTCTCCAAACGAAGCAATGACCTGTTGCAGATATTCACACTTTTCAAGTGCTTCAGTAGTTTGCATTGGTCCTTTGAAATCGTTATTTATCTTACCATTGACGCTAATTAACGGTATCGCTAAATTGCCCTTAAACCCCTCGTGATGGGGTAACCATTGCGGCTCTGCAAACTGGCTGATTTCCTGCTGCATTCGGGCAACATCAAAGCGTAATGGTAAGCGATAAAATTCGTGAGTTAGCTTCATAAAGTATCCTACATTGCACCATGACAATGTTTAAATCGTTTGCCCGAGCCACAAGGGCAGAGCGCATTTCTGGACGTCGTACCGGGTTGTGGATTGCTTACCGGTGCTGGCGTGTTAATCGTATTTACCGCGGCAGCATGTTGTCGGGCATTTTCTATCTGCTCTGCACTAATGTCAGTACTTAACTTGAGCTTGCCATCCTTTTCAAGCCATTGATTAATTTCTGCAACCAAGGACGTATACGCTTCAAGCTCTGGTGCTATCACATGGGCTTTTGGTACCCATTTGTCAGGATTCGGCGCTCTTAACGTATATTGCGATAATGGCAGTCCGTCACGGCATTTTTCGCTAAGTTGGTGATCAAAGGATAAGTCGGCAAATTGACAAATCTGTTTTAGTACTGCCTCTGGTGTATCGACCAGTTGACGATAATTGATGATTAGTTTTCGTTCATCGGCAATATCCTTCAAGCCATCGACAATAGCCTGATTGCTGATAGCCCACTGGTTGGCAGCGATATTGGGTAAAGGTTTGTCCTTTAAAGACTGCCAGTTTGGCGTTAATAACAGCGACCAGCGTCCATTAAACCCTGGAAGGTTAGGGTAAGTCAGAAAGCGACCTGAAAGCCAGGCTTCGATGATGCTATTGATGTTCTCTTTCGGATCGCGCACCAGGTAAATAAACAATGCATCAGGAAACAGTTGCTTGAGAAACTCTACACGTAACGAGTTCTTGGGTGTTTTTTCTAGAAAACGCACAGGTTGTTGAGAATGTTGGGCCTGGGTGTCACCATCCCTGTCGCGCAGTAACTGTTGGAATCTGGTGAGCAGTTTAGTCTTTGTAGCCTCAGTTGCATCTTCAGCCGCAAGGGCATTACTCACAAACCCTCGCTGGACAGTGCTAAGTTCGGGGATATGCTCTATGACCGCATGACTTTCATCGCCAATTGTCCACAAGTCCGGAGCCTTCGACAGCGTATCAAACAGCAAGGTGCTGCCCGAACGAGGTGCAGATAAGATGATGATTGGTTTAGAAAACTTGTTTTGCATGGTACGGCTTGAGCGTTGTCACTGGATTTTTAATCAATTTCGCTGGTCACACTCTACCACGGATGGCGGGGAGCCATAAGCCTTATTTTTTAATCGCAGGGTTTTACTTTAATCGCTTTAATCCCTTACAATGCCGGTTCGCATAAAATTACAACAA is drawn from Thalassotalea sp. PS06 and contains these coding sequences:
- a CDS encoding aspartyl/asparaginyl beta-hydroxylase domain-containing protein, with amino-acid sequence MKLTHEFYRLPLRFDVARMQQEISQFAEPQWLPHHEGFKGNLAIPLISVNGKINNDFKGPMQTTEALEKCEYLQQVIASFGEVFGRSRLMALEPGCEVPLHSDINYHWYKRVRIHIPITTTEDVIFHCGDKQVNMQQGECWIFDSWKNHKVVNHSNKRRVHLVIDTTGSSKFWRTVANSFIPGVQEQQATDSLLEFQPEQRPQILTEKFNAPLVMSPGEVDWLVAELFSELDSNQQNDEGIKQEFMQKVKAFADDWRQAFSQFATEESGWPVYHKLRDTLYQQTREYSNNLHLANHGGATQMLIHCLIDPCFNPEIAKFNVAANHVPATAEPSKVAGNQQQPVSKAQPLPANSEGTPSATPISRNAPCSCGSGKKFKQCCGRLG
- a CDS encoding sulfotransferase family protein, with amino-acid sequence MQNKFSKPIIILSAPRSGSTLLFDTLSKAPDLWTIGDESHAVIEHIPELSTVQRGFVSNALAAEDATEATKTKLLTRFQQLLRDRDGDTQAQHSQQPVRFLEKTPKNSLRVEFLKQLFPDALFIYLVRDPKENINSIIEAWLSGRFLTYPNLPGFNGRWSLLLTPNWQSLKDKPLPNIAANQWAISNQAIVDGLKDIADERKLIINYRQLVDTPEAVLKQICQFADLSFDHQLSEKCRDGLPLSQYTLRAPNPDKWVPKAHVIAPELEAYTSLVAEINQWLEKDGKLKLSTDISAEQIENARQHAAAVNTINTPAPVSNPQPGTTSRNALCPCGSGKRFKHCHGAM
- a CDS encoding tetratricopeptide repeat-containing sulfotransferase family protein, giving the protein MSFESDIRFSQVQHAIKQQNFSQAQALLDNILAQQPENIEALTQKLTLLKEHQKPIPNNLIELLLRVDAMNVIALEAKLSLLEQQMDYFQAVEVLKLLNKQQPENLLWSCKLALNALSSGQVTLAHEQFEYCLEHRTGQESGLLTFVMLNLGHVYKAQGHSDKAKQAYLTFIDEHPSEAGVGYWSIADLKDQSISLDEFSAMEALLASSTLNVGNKALIHFAQGKYYEQQKDYQKAFACWQQANEILAKYRPFKAQPYHALITSLMQALTPQVTARWQSPEPNELTPIFIVGMPRSGTTLVEQILTAHSDVQATDELPFMERLAIEVSQQGNYGQELVKLTEEKRAQLAKAYLKSANPYLHQQGGYFIDKNPNNFLHIGLIKAIFPNARIINLLRDPMDNAMSVFKQYFSRGHEHSYHLDATIFYWQGYLQLMTFWKRLFGDQLLNVGYEQLTDDSEAIIRQILDYCGLEFEPDCLEFYKSDRAVLTPSVSQVRRPINKNAVGAAARFQSQLTPWMPKFAQLRQVKEQLLNN
- a CDS encoding YajQ family cyclic di-GMP-binding protein gives rise to the protein MPSMDIVSEINIEEVRNAVDNASRELDTRFDFRGVEASFEFVKPNVKIKAEGDFQLKQLRDMLRVQLSKRNVDAKAMTVGAEEHTGKTYQQTLTFKEGIEQPMAKKVVKLIKDSKLKVQASIQGEQIRVTGKKRDDLQSVMRIVRDAELEQSFQFTNFRD